The genomic DNA CTTCGAACGTCTTGGTGACGCTGCAAGATGGCCGCCCGATCGCCAAGGTGATCGACTTTGGAATCGTCAAAGCGATCGGACAAAGTCTGACCGACAAAACGATCTACACGCGGCTGGCGTCGATGATCGGCACGCCGGCCTATATGAGTCCTGAACAGGCGGAGATGAGCAACGTCGACGTCGACACGCGCAGCGACATCTATTCGTTGGGAGTCTTGTTGTATGAGCTGCTGACCGGATCGACTCCGTTTGTCGTCGGCCGCTTGAACAGCGTCGGGTTCGACGAATTGCGGCGGATCATCCGTGAAGAGGAACCGCCGAGTCCAAGTACGCGGCTGAGCACGTTGGGCAATCAATTGTCGACAACTGTCTCCGCCAATCGCCGGTTGGAACCCGCCAAACTGACCTCCTTGATGCGTGGCGATCTCGACTGGATCGTGATGAAGGCGATCGATAAAGATCGTGCCCGCCGGTATCCCAGTGCGATCGCCTTGGCTCAGGATGTCTCTCGATTTCTGGAGGGCCAGCCGGTCGAAGCCCGTCCGCCGTCGACGCTGTATCGTTTTTCCAAATTCGCCCGCCGCAATAAGGTCGCCTTGACGACGGTCTCGCTGGTCGCCGGTGCGTTGGTGCTGGGAACGGTTGTCAGTCTTTGGCAGGCGCGGGTGGCCTACCACGCGATGGAACAGGCTCGTATCGCCGCCGCAGCAGCCAAAAGTTCCAACGCGGAACTGGAGGGATTTACCGACCGCTTGCGCCGCGCCAACACGTTGATCGCCTCCGGCCGCGCCTATGCCGACGCCGGCGACTGGTCCAACGCCAACGAAGCGTTTACCAACGCGACTCAGACCCAGCCCCGTTATTTCCACGCATGGATGGAGCGGGGAGCGCTGTACGCCAAAATGGGGCTCTGGGAAATGGCCGCAAGCGACTACCGCAAGGCGCTCGAATTGGGATCTCCCGTCGACGGAGTGCAATTCCTGGGAGTCCCGCAGTTATTCGACTACGTTGGCGATCACGCGATGTATGAACAACTCGCCAAGGATCTTGCCCAATCCAGCAGCGGTTCGTTGGGGACAATTTTACGAGGCCAGTTGGTCGACCAGCCGTCGGCCGAGGTCTCGGCCCAGTTGGCGGTTTTGGGTGAGCAATTGTTGGAAGAGCGTCGGTTGAGACCCGATGGCCGGCCGACGCGGACTTCGCGGATTCCCCGGGGCCCCAAGCTGTATGTCGCCGGTTGGGCTCATCTGCGCAACGGCGACATCGATCGGGCGATCGGGCGGTTGGAAGAATCGCTCGACGAATCGACGATCTGGCCGGCTAGCGGGATCAATTACCCGCTGCTGGCGATCGCTTACACTCAGGCCGGTCGCAGCGACGACGCAGCCAAAGCTTGGACGTTGGCAAAGCAATCGCGGGATCAATGGCTCGACCAATCGATCGAAACCCAACAGGGAACGCCTCCGATTCCGTGGTTCGATTGGATCGAGTTTCTGATGAACTATCGGGAGGCTTCGCTACGGCTGACCGGCGAACTCCCTCCCGACGATCCTCGCTTGGATCAACTTAAGTCGCTGGCACGGGGGGCAATTGCGAACTCGGCTCCGGATCCTCGTCCGAGCCCGCAACGCTAGCTGTGACCAGATACATCACCGGAACAAAGATCAACACGATCAGGGTGCTCAGCCCCAAACCGAAAGTCAGACTAGTCGCCATCGGCGAAACAACCTGAGCTTCTTTGGACCGTTCCAGCAGGATCGGGAACATCCCAGCGATCGTGGTCAGCGAGGTCAGCAGCACTGCGCGGAAACGCCGCCGTCCGCCATCGATGATCGCTTCGTGCAACGGCAGCCCGTCGCGAACGCGGCGGTTGATAAAGTCGACCAGGACAATCGAGTCGTTGACGACGACACCCGACAGCGCGACGATCCCAAAGATACTGAACAGCGTCAGATCGATATCCATCACGATGTGGCCGACGATCGCGCCGATGAAGCCAAACGGAATGATCGACAGGATCAAGATCGCTTGCCAGCTGGATCCGAACTGGATCGTCAGCAGCAGGAACATCGCTCCCATGACGACGATAAATCCAACGGTCAAGCTGTCGACAGTTTCAGTCGTTTGCTCCTGTTGTCCGCCCCACATGATTTCAACGCCGGGAAACTCCGCTTCCAGCGTGGGAACAAAATTGGCTCGCAGGTCGGAGACGACGTTAAAGGCATTCCCTTTCGATTCATCGACGTCGGCGACTACGCTGATCGAACGCATCTGATTGATGCGGCGGATCTCGGCGTAGCCACGCTGCACGTCGACCTCCGCGATTTGGTTGATCGGACGCTCGACGCCTTCGCCGGTGCGAACTCGGATCCCATTGAAGCTGACAAGCGTGTTGCGGTCCTCGCGAGGATAACGGACCCGAAGCGGAACCTCGTGCCGGCCGCGCTGCAACCGCATCACCTCTTCGCCGTAATAGCTGGCTCGCACCGTTCCGGCGACATCCGCCAACGAGATTCCCATCGCCTTGGCGTCGTCGCGAACTTGCATCCGGTACTCCCATTTCCCCTGTCGCGTGTCGGTTGCGATGTCGGAGACGTAAGGATATTCGGCCAGCTTCAATTTAGTACGCTCGATCGCCGCGTCCAATTCATCCAGGTGTTGCGACGAAGCCATCAATCGGACCTCGATCGGCAGCGACGCGGGACCGCGCGGCGTCGCTCCAAACGCCAGCGATTCGGTTCCAGGCATCCGCCCCGTCTCTTCACGCCACATCCGGACGATCTCGGCGCTGGAAACGGTCCGCTGGCCGATGTCGTTCAGTTGCACAAACAGCCCGCCGATATGGCTGGACGACGCCGTGGAGACCTCGTCCCCTGTGGAACCGACCGTCCGCTGAACCGCTTTGACAAAACCGTCTGGATCGGTCGTCAATCCTTCGTCGATACTTCGTTGGTTTACTCGCCAGATCGCAGCTTCCATCCGCTGCGTTGCGGCATCGGTTGTCTTGACCGGCGTGCCATCGGGATAGATGACTTGCGCGGTGACAAACCCAAAATCGATCTTCGGCAGCAATAGGAATTGCACCATCCCCGACCGGACGACGCCGATCGACAGCAACAGCATTCCAGTAGCGACTGAGATCGTGATCGCCGGGTTCCGCAGCGAAATCTTCAGGAACGGGGTATAGATTCTTTCGATGAACCATTCCAACCAAACGGTCACGATGCCGTTGGCCTTCTTGACCAGCCACGCCAGCGGATGCAGCGGCAACAGCAACCAGACGACCACGTCCAGAAAGCGGCTACGGCGATGGGAGAGGTGCGAAGGCAGGATCGTCAAACTTTCGAACATCGACAGCAGCAGCATCGCGCCAACACACAGCGGCAACACCACGGTCATCCGTTGGATACTCCCTTCCAAATACATGATCGGGCTGAAAGCGATGATCGTCGTTAGCACAGCGGTGATCACGCTGGGAGCCACTTCGGTCGCCCCGTCGATCGCCGCGTCGCGCCACGATTTGCCCATCTGTTGGTGGGTGTAGATGTTTTCACCGACGACGATCGCATCGTCGACGACGATTCCGAGTGCGATCAAAAAGGCGAACATCGATGTCATGTTCAGCGTCATGCCGCCGTAGTACATGTAAATGCACGCGCCCAACAACGAGACGGGAATCCCGAGCGAGACCCACCACGCCAATCGCATCTCTAAAAACAATGCGAGCACAACAAAGACAAGGACAAGTCCCATCCAGCCGTTTTTGGCTAGCAGATTCAAGCGGTCGCTGACCGTTTTGGAACGGTCGCGCATCGTTATCATCGAATAGCCGGCGGGAAGGTCGTGTTTCGCTCGAGCGGCAAAGTCTCGCACCTCTTGAGCGACGACCAACAGATCGTCGGCGCTGGTCGTTTCGACGGAGATCACCACGGCGGGCCGACCGTTGATTTCGTTGACCGCTTCGTCGACGGAGAACTCATCGCGAACGCGGCCCAGGTCGCCGACAGTCAGCACGACGCCGCCGGCTTGGCTGACCAACGGGATATTGGCGATCTCTTCGCCGACTTCGTGCTTGTCGCTGCCCCGCAGCACGACCTCTTGCGATTGACCTTTTAACGTACCGCCGGGCAACTCGACGTTGTTGTTGCGAACGATCTCCGCCACATCGCGCAGCGACAAATTGTATTCGCGGAGCGTCCGTTCGGGGATTTCGATGTCGATCTGATATTTCGGCGCACCGACAAAGTCGACGACCGAAACCGATGGCAACGCCAGCAGGTCGGTCCGAACCGATTCGGCGACGCGGTGCAACGCAAGCGCCGCTTCGACCCGCTTTTCAGCCCGCTCGGCTCGATCGACGCCTCGCGACGAGGAACTGTCGTCATCGGAACTCTCCGCCTCGGCATCGCTTTTGGGCCCCATGACGGCCACGCGAATCGCGGTGACAAAATTGGTTCGCAGTCGGATATCGGGACGTTCGGCCAGTTCGGGGAAGCTGGGGATTTGATTGATCAGCGTCGTGACTTCGGTCAGCACGCGTTGAGCGTCCATCTGCGTGGCGTCGCTCTCGAGTTCAAACGTCACGCTCCCCAAGCCCTCGGTCGCGGCGGAGGTCATCTCATCGATGCCGTCGACGGTCCGCGTCGCCTCTTCGATCTTCTCCAGAATCCCCTCTTCGATCTCGTCGGGACTGGCTCCCGGATATTCGACCGACACGGTCAGGACATAGAGTTCGAAATCGGGCCAGAATTCGCGACGCAGATTTGCCAGACTCCAGGCACCTAAAACCAAGGTCCCCAGCATAATGACATTCATCGCCTGCGAGTTCTTTACGGCCCATGCGATGATCGACTTCATCGTGCCACTCCGCTAACCAAGGTTGTTTTGGGGCGATTGCGATCGGTCTGGCTGCCTTCGGTCGCAGGGGAATCGACGCCAACACTTCCCACCGGCGGCCGCTTCGCCTTCGAATCGCGAGCCTCGGCGGTCATCACCGGTAAGCCGTCGCGTGGATCGTTGACCGGGGAGATGATCACCGAAGCAAGCTTTGATACATCGGCGGGCGAAGCGCCATCGCTGTCGTCCGCGGATGCAGCGGTTCGGGCCATTCGATGCTCTGGTAAACGAGCGTCGACGATTACGTCGCCATCGATCTGCCCGACGACTTCGATTTGGACGATCCGCATCTTGCCATCGCGATTGATCCAGATCCGGTCGCCGGGGCGAATCGCCGATTCGGAAACGCGATACAACGGACGCGTCGCGTCGACGTGCAGGTGAACCGAAACAAACATCCCTCGCAACAATTGCCGCGGTCCGTCGATACCACGTTCGACGCCGGGCGAGTCCGGCGACTGGTCGTTCGCAGATTCCCGGGCGAGAGCAAATGCGTTGGTCCGTATCCTTTCAACCGCTTCGGGCGAGTCGACGCGAAACAGACAGGGAAAGGTCCGCGTATCCTGGTCGATCCCAGCGCCATCGATCCGTTTCAGCACCGCCGCCCATTGATAGGTTCGGTTGCCCAAACGGTATTCGATGTTGCAATTGACTTCGGGCAGGTGGTGTGCTGCGGAGGAGCCGGCCTCTTCGAGATTGGCAACGGAGTTGCGGGCGTTCCAGACCCAATACATCTGTTCGACTGTCAGGTTCGACCGTACCTCGACGGCGCTGACATCTTCGATCGTGACAAACGAAGTTCCCGCCGCGACAAACGATTGCTCTTCGACGTTACTCATCACCACGCGGCCGCGGATCGGAGCGCGAACAACGGTGCGGTCCAAGTCCAACTGAGCTCGCCGCCGCGCGACCTCCGTCGACGCTTGCCGTTCCACGATCAGCTTCCGCTGCGCTTCGAGCTCGCGGCGTCGGTTTTGCAGTTCGACCACCGCAGCGCTGGCCGAAAGTTCGGCCTCCTCCGCGGCGTCGACCTCGGCGATCGAAGCAGCATTTTGTTGGATCAACGAATGGGCTCGCTTGCTCGCCGCTTCGGTCAATCGAGCGCGACGTTGGGAGAGCGCAACCAATTGATCGGTGTTTTGAATACTGACATCGATCGCTTCCAGCTCAGCCGCTTCCTGATTCTGCTGGGAGACCAATCGCTGCACTTCGAGTTCGTATTCGATCGGATCCAACCGAACCAACACCTCGTCCTTATCGACCATCCGCCCCGCACGCATGTTGGGGGACAGCTCGACGACACGTCCGGCGACCTCGGTCGCCAATCGGATCTCGCGGAGCGGAACGACGACGCCGTTAGCGGTCAACGAAACGGGGCCCTCATGAATTCGCAGCGTTTCGGTATCGACGACCGTCGCCGCCGGTTTGGGCGGCTTTGACATCGCCGGACGCTCGCGTTTGCCCAGTTTGGTGTAGGCGATCACGCACATCGTGAGCACGCTGGCGGAGACTGCGAAGTTGATAAACAGATGGACGCGAGAACGCCTAGCCGCAACGTTTGATTCATTCATGCGGTTGTCCCAATCGGAGGGGTGTGTTGCTGGTGGAAGGTCGAGCGCTCTGCCCCGCACTCGGTGAACTCGTCCCCAAGTCATGCGAAAACGCCAGCCGGCCGGGGCCAATTTTTCGCAAGAATCGCGGAAGACAAGGAATTCCAGGCGGGTCGACGCATTAAGAAAGCGAAATCGGTAGGCCATATGGCCTACCGATTTCGCGTTGCGTCGACGATTTCGAGGCTCCCAAGCCGCGGAGGCGGCGGTCGCACAAAGCCTGCGGCGCCAGCCGCAGGATCGGCATCCAGAGTCCGGAACGAAGAAGCCTCGGCAGGGGCGACAGAGACGTCTGGCAAGCAAATTGCCAGGCCGATGGATTGGGCCATGCAAATGGCTGGAGCTTTGCCCCGTCAGACGAAAGAGCACCGCGCGTTTGGGCATTGTGTTCCGGAGGAGCGCCGCTGCGCGACGACCTCCGGCTACCATCTTTCATCCCTTCGGGATCTCGTGGGGCCGGACACAACCGCCGTTGCATCCCATCGACCGCAACGCGGGCGCACCGGTTCCGGATATAGTCGATCGCAACGCGGGCGCACCGGTTCCGGATATAGGGCCGAAGGCCAGGCGATTTGCATTGCCCAGGCCAACGGCCTGGGCCCCCATGACACGCGAAAATCGGAAGGGCCAACGGCCCCGCAATTTGTTAGCAAATCGATCCGCCCCTCACAAATCGCCGGGCCGATGGCCCTATGGATTTCACGAGGCAATCACGCCCCCCAGGCCGTTGGCCTGGGCTAAGCAAATGGCTGGAGCTTCGCTCCGCAAAACGAATGCAAAACGGATGGGAGCTTCGCCTTGACCAGGGGCGCTCGCTTTCTCATCCGGCTACGAATTGCTTTCGTCGCTCAGTATCGCGTGCAGCGTCGCGGTGACATCGGGGTTGTTGTAGATGCGATCGATCAGGTCGGCGTAGGTCTTTGTAAATCGCTGGTTTTCGGCGAGGTCGCCGAAGACCGATTGAACTTTCAAAAACGCTAACGGGTCATCGCCGGTTTTCCTTGCCGCGGCGTGCAGTTCCGCTTTCAGACCGTCGGTGATTTCCAACGCCTTGCCGTGTCGATCGACTTGTTTGTCGCTGTAATAACACCAGGCGGCGAGGACTAGCGTGGCGTAGCGGATGCTGCCACCGCTGGCCAAGTTCTCGCGGATCGTGGGGATCAGAAAGACTGGCAGTTTGCTGGAACTCTCCAGACAGATCCGCGACAGACTGTCCCTGATCTTGGGATTGCCGAACCGCTCGATCAACGTCTGTTTGTATTCATCTAAGTCGATGCCGGCGACAGCATCCAACACCGGCGTCGCTTCGCGGTCGAAGAATTGGCGAAGGTACTGGGCGAACAGATCGTCGCCAATCGCTTGGTCGATCGTCTCGTGACCGAAGACCGAACCAAGGATCCCCAACACGGAATGCCCGGCGTTCAACAGCCGCAGCTTCATCTTCTCGTAGGGCGTCACATCGGGAACAAACTGGACGCCTACGTCTTGCCAGTCGGGTCGGCCGGCGGAGAAGTCGTCTTCGACAACCCATTGGCAAAACGGTTCACAGGCAACGGGCCACTTGTCGTCCAGCCCGAACTCGGTGCGCAGGAAGTCGATGTCGGCGTCGCTGGTCACGGGGGTGATCCGGTCGACCATCGCGTTGGGGAAGCTGACTTCTTGCTCGATCCAATCGGCCAGCTGCGGATCTTGCAGCCGCGCAAATCCGATCAGCATCTTCCGCGTCAGATCGCCGTTGTGCTGGATGTTGTCGCACGATTGGACAGTAAACGCGGGCAGCCCCTGTTGGCGACGCTTCGCCAATGCCGCGGTCATAAATCCGAAGACCAACCGTGGTTGCAACGGGTGATCGATGTCGTGCTGCGCGTCGGGATTCGACGCGTTGAACTCACCGGTCGCGGGATCGACGTTGTAGCCTCCTTCGGTGATCGTCAGCGAAACGATCTTTGTCGAGGGATCGGCCATCCGGTCGATGACCGCTGCCGGGTCGTCGCATCCCATCAGAAAATCGACGATCGATCCGATCACTCGCGTTTCGATCCCACCGTCGGGACGCTTGACGATCAGCGTATACAAGTAGTCTTGGTCTCGCAGAATCGTCGCCATCTTGCGGTCCGGTTCTCGCAGGCCGACGCCGCAGATTCCCCACTGCGGATCGCCGCCGGCCGCAAGCAATTGGTCGGTGTAAAACGCTTCGTGAGCGCGATGGAATCCGCCCACCCCGACGTGAACGATCCCCGTCGTCAGGCGACTGCGGTCGTAAGTCGGCCGGGCGATTTGGCTGGGAAGTTGATCGAGGTTCTGTTGCGTCAGGGGAAGCTGTCGGTTCATGTTCGAGCTTGTTGGAGTGATTTCGTGTGTTGCAACGCCCAGTAGGCGGAGACGAAATAGACGATCGTGAAGACAAATCCCCACGTGTAAAAAATGGCGACGTTGCTTTCATAAGCTGCCATGTCGGGGCTGCCGAACATCACGACAATTCCCAGAATCAGTGTAAGCCCCAGCGACAGCCAAGCGACTCCACGCAGGATCTTGTGCAGCGTGGATGTATCGTGTCCGGGCGTCCCTTCGGCGAGAGCTTGTTGCGTCTGGAACTCTTTAATCGCTTCGTTCCGCTCACGCTCCGCCGCTTCTTGGGCAGGATAGCTGTCGCGAGCTCCGTAAAGACTAGCCAAAATCGTATAGAGCACGATCGTGACCGCCCACGTCGGCAGGAACAGATAGAAGAAGGAGATGACTTGTAAGTAGTTCAATCCAAAACCAAACACCAGCCCGGCAGCCCAAGCGGCGACGGCGGGAGTGCTGTGCGTCAGCCCGCGATATTTCGCCCAGTATCGGGTCAGACCGAGACGCGGGAAGAGGACGTGTTCGGCGAAGACGATTCCGCCGACCGGAACGACGATCAAACCGGCGTAGGTCAGCAGCGGCAGGATCTGTTTGTAGACAAACGGGAAGCAGGCGATCACGACGGTGACGACGCCGACGGTGAAGGTGACTTGCATCCGCGAGTGCTTGTGAAAAATCGCTTGAGCCGCCAGGCCGGCGCGGTACAGGTTCGCGTTCGCTGTCGTCCAACCGGCGATGATCACGATCACGTACCCCGAAAGCCCCAACGCTTGGTAAGCCACGTCGCCGGGATCGAGTTCGACAATCGTGCGCTGCAGCAGCACTGCGGTTCCGGCTCCCATGATGCCCGAAGCGATCCAGGCGATGTAGTGACCAAACAACATCCCGGCACTGGTGCACAGTCCATAGATCGATCGTTTTGCATAGCGCAGCAGTGCCATGTCGATCAGGCCGAAGTGGGTGATCGTATTGGCTGCCCAAGCGAAACCGATCACCTCCCACAAACCGATCCCCGGCTTCCCCTCGCTGTTCAGCCCGGTCCAAATCGATTGATCGCCGATCGTGATGAAGTCGGCGAAACTTGTCAGTTGCGTGCGGCCGAGCACCGAATCGGCAAGGGCTGGGAACAACGCAAACGCGCCGCAGACAAACATCACGACCAACCATGGACCGCAGATTCCCGAGAACTCGGCGACGGCGTTGAACCCGTACATCGCCACCAAGACAACGATCATCCCAACGCCGACGACCACCAACACAAACAGACTGTTCGTC from Rosistilla oblonga includes the following:
- a CDS encoding serine/threonine protein kinase, whose protein sequence is MSPNHEKTIFFEALEIESPRAREAFVQGSCQGDPELLDAVSRLLAEHDRADNPIDHPVVASLPTFDAVTQQVARSIEANHPPGTMVGPYKLMEQIGEGGCGLVFVADQQVPVRRRVALKIIKPGMETRQVIARFEAERQALAMMDHENIARVFDAGVTQTGQPYFVMELVRGVPLNEFCDNHRLDTRQRLELFLSICNAVQHAHQKGIIHRDLKPSNVLVTLQDGRPIAKVIDFGIVKAIGQSLTDKTIYTRLASMIGTPAYMSPEQAEMSNVDVDTRSDIYSLGVLLYELLTGSTPFVVGRLNSVGFDELRRIIREEEPPSPSTRLSTLGNQLSTTVSANRRLEPAKLTSLMRGDLDWIVMKAIDKDRARRYPSAIALAQDVSRFLEGQPVEARPPSTLYRFSKFARRNKVALTTVSLVAGALVLGTVVSLWQARVAYHAMEQARIAAAAAKSSNAELEGFTDRLRRANTLIASGRAYADAGDWSNANEAFTNATQTQPRYFHAWMERGALYAKMGLWEMAASDYRKALELGSPVDGVQFLGVPQLFDYVGDHAMYEQLAKDLAQSSSGSLGTILRGQLVDQPSAEVSAQLAVLGEQLLEERRLRPDGRPTRTSRIPRGPKLYVAGWAHLRNGDIDRAIGRLEESLDESTIWPASGINYPLLAIAYTQAGRSDDAAKAWTLAKQSRDQWLDQSIETQQGTPPIPWFDWIEFLMNYREASLRLTGELPPDDPRLDQLKSLARGAIANSAPDPRPSPQR
- a CDS encoding efflux RND transporter permease subunit, producing the protein MKSIIAWAVKNSQAMNVIMLGTLVLGAWSLANLRREFWPDFELYVLTVSVEYPGASPDEIEEGILEKIEEATRTVDGIDEMTSAATEGLGSVTFELESDATQMDAQRVLTEVTTLINQIPSFPELAERPDIRLRTNFVTAIRVAVMGPKSDAEAESSDDDSSSSRGVDRAERAEKRVEAALALHRVAESVRTDLLALPSVSVVDFVGAPKYQIDIEIPERTLREYNLSLRDVAEIVRNNNVELPGGTLKGQSQEVVLRGSDKHEVGEEIANIPLVSQAGGVVLTVGDLGRVRDEFSVDEAVNEINGRPAVVISVETTSADDLLVVAQEVRDFAARAKHDLPAGYSMITMRDRSKTVSDRLNLLAKNGWMGLVLVFVVLALFLEMRLAWWVSLGIPVSLLGACIYMYYGGMTLNMTSMFAFLIALGIVVDDAIVVGENIYTHQQMGKSWRDAAIDGATEVAPSVITAVLTTIIAFSPIMYLEGSIQRMTVVLPLCVGAMLLLSMFESLTILPSHLSHRRSRFLDVVVWLLLPLHPLAWLVKKANGIVTVWLEWFIERIYTPFLKISLRNPAITISVATGMLLLSIGVVRSGMVQFLLLPKIDFGFVTAQVIYPDGTPVKTTDAATQRMEAAIWRVNQRSIDEGLTTDPDGFVKAVQRTVGSTGDEVSTASSSHIGGLFVQLNDIGQRTVSSAEIVRMWREETGRMPGTESLAFGATPRGPASLPIEVRLMASSQHLDELDAAIERTKLKLAEYPYVSDIATDTRQGKWEYRMQVRDDAKAMGISLADVAGTVRASYYGEEVMRLQRGRHEVPLRVRYPREDRNTLVSFNGIRVRTGEGVERPINQIAEVDVQRGYAEIRRINQMRSISVVADVDESKGNAFNVVSDLRANFVPTLEAEFPGVEIMWGGQQEQTTETVDSLTVGFIVVMGAMFLLLTIQFGSSWQAILILSIIPFGFIGAIVGHIVMDIDLTLFSIFGIVALSGVVVNDSIVLVDFINRRVRDGLPLHEAIIDGGRRRFRAVLLTSLTTIAGMFPILLERSKEAQVVSPMATSLTFGLGLSTLIVLIFVPVMYLVTASVAGSDEDPEPSSQLPPVPAT
- a CDS encoding efflux RND transporter periplasmic adaptor subunit, with the protein product MNESNVAARRSRVHLFINFAVSASVLTMCVIAYTKLGKRERPAMSKPPKPAATVVDTETLRIHEGPVSLTANGVVVPLREIRLATEVAGRVVELSPNMRAGRMVDKDEVLVRLDPIEYELEVQRLVSQQNQEAAELEAIDVSIQNTDQLVALSQRRARLTEAASKRAHSLIQQNAASIAEVDAAEEAELSASAAVVELQNRRRELEAQRKLIVERQASTEVARRRAQLDLDRTVVRAPIRGRVVMSNVEEQSFVAAGTSFVTIEDVSAVEVRSNLTVEQMYWVWNARNSVANLEEAGSSAAHHLPEVNCNIEYRLGNRTYQWAAVLKRIDGAGIDQDTRTFPCLFRVDSPEAVERIRTNAFALARESANDQSPDSPGVERGIDGPRQLLRGMFVSVHLHVDATRPLYRVSESAIRPGDRIWINRDGKMRIVQIEVVGQIDGDVIVDARLPEHRMARTAASADDSDGASPADVSKLASVIISPVNDPRDGLPVMTAEARDSKAKRPPVGSVGVDSPATEGSQTDRNRPKTTLVSGVAR
- a CDS encoding mannitol dehydrogenase family protein, yielding MNRQLPLTQQNLDQLPSQIARPTYDRSRLTTGIVHVGVGGFHRAHEAFYTDQLLAAGGDPQWGICGVGLREPDRKMATILRDQDYLYTLIVKRPDGGIETRVIGSIVDFLMGCDDPAAVIDRMADPSTKIVSLTITEGGYNVDPATGEFNASNPDAQHDIDHPLQPRLVFGFMTAALAKRRQQGLPAFTVQSCDNIQHNGDLTRKMLIGFARLQDPQLADWIEQEVSFPNAMVDRITPVTSDADIDFLRTEFGLDDKWPVACEPFCQWVVEDDFSAGRPDWQDVGVQFVPDVTPYEKMKLRLLNAGHSVLGILGSVFGHETIDQAIGDDLFAQYLRQFFDREATPVLDAVAGIDLDEYKQTLIERFGNPKIRDSLSRICLESSSKLPVFLIPTIRENLASGGSIRYATLVLAAWCYYSDKQVDRHGKALEITDGLKAELHAAARKTGDDPLAFLKVQSVFGDLAENQRFTKTYADLIDRIYNNPDVTATLHAILSDESNS
- a CDS encoding purine-cytosine permease family protein, coding for MTNESASSAIAEINPEQLPVPEHKLHGWTHFAGLYAGEHVAATEFVIGATFVALGATTMDILIGLLIGNVLAILSWTLITTPIAVQTRLSLYTYLHKIAGDSMSDLYNWANVLIFTVISAAMITVSSTAVRLLFGIPAQLQWYPTNSLFVLVVVGVGMIVVLVAMYGFNAVAEFSGICGPWLVVMFVCGAFALFPALADSVLGRTQLTSFADFITIGDQSIWTGLNSEGKPGIGLWEVIGFAWAANTITHFGLIDMALLRYAKRSIYGLCTSAGMLFGHYIAWIASGIMGAGTAVLLQRTIVELDPGDVAYQALGLSGYVIVIIAGWTTANANLYRAGLAAQAIFHKHSRMQVTFTVGVVTVVIACFPFVYKQILPLLTYAGLIVVPVGGIVFAEHVLFPRLGLTRYWAKYRGLTHSTPAVAAWAAGLVFGFGLNYLQVISFFYLFLPTWAVTIVLYTILASLYGARDSYPAQEAAERERNEAIKEFQTQQALAEGTPGHDTSTLHKILRGVAWLSLGLTLILGIVVMFGSPDMAAYESNVAIFYTWGFVFTIVYFVSAYWALQHTKSLQQART